A stretch of Brassica napus cultivar Da-Ae chromosome C6, Da-Ae, whole genome shotgun sequence DNA encodes these proteins:
- the LOC106406599 gene encoding proline iminopeptidase, producing MLAIHALLTPIPGRRITIPKLTPFILSPSKSFGVISFHLRRRSHRVITSMAGSGPVSTPEHVTEKWFSVPELRLRNHRFSVPLDYSKPSPRITVFAREIVAVGKEEQSLPYLLYLQGGPGFEGPRPSEAGGWIQRACEEFRVILLDQRGTGLSTPLTSSSMLQFKSASDLADYLAHFRADNIVNDAEFIRIRLVPKADPWTILGQSFGGFCALTYLSFAPQGLKQVLITGGIPPIGKSCTADDVYDAGFEQVVRQNEKYYKRFPEDVEIVRELVNYLAESEGGGVPLPSGGILTPLGLQTLGLSGLGSSTGFERLHYMLERVWDPILVPGSPKRISHFFLNAFETWHSFDTNPLYALLHEAIYCEGASSRWSAHKLREKVECKFDAIRAAKEGQNVLFTGEMIFPWMFDEIHALKPFKAAADLLAKKEDWPPLYDPATLKTNKVPVAAAVYYEDMYVNFKLVMETASQISGIRLWVTNEYMHSGLRDAGRQILDHLLGMINGKKPLF from the exons atgttGGCCATTCACGCGCTGCTGACTCCGATTCCTGGGAGGAGGATAACGATTCCAAAGTTGACTCCTTTCATACTCTCTCCATCAAAATCCTTTGGTGTAATCAGTTTCCACCTTCGCCGGAGATCTCATCGAGTAATCACTTCCATGGCTGGATCAGGACCCGTCTCCACGCCGGAGCACGTAACAGAGAAGTGGTTTTCCGTGCCGGAGCTCCGGTTGCGTAACCATCGCTTCTCAGTCCCTCTCGATTACTCCAAACCTTCTCCCAGAATCACAGTCTTCGCTCGAGAAATCGTCGCCG TTGGGAAAGAGGAGCAGTCGTTGCCGTATCTATTGTACTTACAAGGCGGTCCTGGATTCGAAGGTCCAAGACCTAGCGAAGCTGGTGGATGGATACAACGGGCTTGTGAAGAGTTTCGCGTCATCTTACTCGATCAA AGAGGAACAGGCTTGTCAACTCCTTTGACGTCTTCCTCTATGCTTCAGTTCAAATCAGCTAGTGATTTAGCTGATTACTTGGCTCACTTCCGAGCTGATAATATAGTCAATGATGCTGAGTTTATTAGAATTCGTCTTGTTCCTAAAGCTGATCCTTGGACTATTTTGGGTCAG AGTTTTGGTGGCTTCTGTGCGTTGACTTATCTGAGCTTTGCGCCTCAAGGACTGAAACAAGTGCTGATAACCGGAGGAATCCCACCGATTGGCAAATCATGCACAGCGGATGATGTGTATGACGCTGGTTTTGAGCAAGTTGTTCGTCAGAACGAGAAGTACTACAAGAGGTTCCCTGAAGACGTTGAGATTGTTCGTGAACTTGTGAATTACTTGGCTGAATCTGAAGGCGGAGGG GTACCTCTTCCATCAGGAGGCATCCTCACCCCCCTTGGTCTTCAGACTCTTGGTCTTTCTGGTTTAGGATCAAGTACTGGTTTTGAGCGTCTGCATTACAT GTTGGAGAGAGTATGGGATCCTATTTTAGTTCCTGGATCACCTAAGCGCATTAGTCACTTCTTCTTAAACGCT TTTGAGACTTGGCATTCTTTTGATACAAACCCACTCTACGCTCTTCTCCACGAGGCTATATACTGCGAG GGTGCTTCATCAAGATGGTCTGCTCATAAATTACGAGAGAAAGTTGAGTGCAAATTCGATGCAATTAGAGCAGCCAAAGAAGGCCAAAATGTACTCTTCACTGGAGAG atgATATTTCCATGGATGTTTGATGAGATTCATGCGTTGAAACCATTCAAAGCTGCCGCAGATCTCTTGGCCAAGAAAGAGGACTGGCCTCCATTATACGATCCTGCTACATTAAAAACCAACAAG GTGCCTGTTGCTGCGGCTGTATACTATGAAGACATGTACGTAAACTTCAAGCTAGTGATGGAAACAGCTTCTCAGATTTCGGGTATTAGGCTTTGGGTAACGAACGAGTATATGCACTCGGGTCTTCGTGATGCTGGAAGACAGATTCTTGATCATTTGTTGGGAATGATCAATGGGAAAAAGCCTCTCTTTTGA
- the LOC111213662 gene encoding 3-methyl-2-oxobutanoate hydroxymethyltransferase 2, mitochondrial, translating to MASSIVSRCSRRAVRTITASRLMSNVPENTVYGGPKPQNPNQRVTLTQLRQKHRKGEPITVVTGYDYPSAVHIDTAGIDVCLVGDSASMVVHGYDTTLPISLDEMLVHCRAVARGAKRPLLVGDLPFGTYESSTNQAVDSAVRVLKEGGMDAIKLEGGSPSRITAAKSIVEAGIAVMGHVGLTPQAISVLGGFRPQGRNIASAVKVVETAMALQEAGCFSVVLECVPPPVAAAATSALHIPTIGIGAGPFCSGQVLVYHDLLGMMQHPHHAKVTPKFCKQYAQVGEVINKALLEYKEEVTKHTFPGPSHSPYKISSNDLDGFLRELQKMGLDKAASDAAASAEKMES from the exons ATGGCTTCTTCGATCGTCAGTCGCTGCTCTCGTCGTGCCGTTAGAACCATAACCGCATCCCGGTTAATGAGCAACGTACCGGAGAATACCGTTTACGGAGGacccaaaccccaaaacccgAACCAGAGAGTGACTCTCACGCAGCTGAGGCAGAAACATCGGAAAGGCGAGCCGATAACCGTCGTCACCGGTTACGACTACCCTTCCGCCGTTCACATCGATACGGCTGGAATCGATGTTTGTCTCGTCGGGGATTCAGCTTCCATGGTTGTTCATGGCTACGACACCACTCTTCCTATCTCCTTGGACGAGATGCTCGTTCACTGTCGCGCCGTTGCTCGTGGAGCTAAAAGGCCGCTTCTTGTCGGTGATTTGCCGTTTGGTACATACGAGTCCAGCACCAATCAG GCGGTTGATAGTGCAGTTAGAGTGTTGAAAGAAGGAGGAATGGATGCTATTAAACTTGAAGGAGGTTCACCTTCAAGGATCACTGCTGCAAAATCCATTGTGGAAGCAGGGATTGCTGTTATGGGACATGTTGGGTTGACTCCTCAAGctatcagtgttcttggtggttTCAGACCACAAGGGAGAAACATAGCTAGTGCTGTTAAG GTTGTGGAAACTGCAATGGCTTTACAAGAAGCTGGATGTTTTTCGGTTGTTTTAGAATGTGTTCCGCCCCCTGTGGCTGCTGCTGCAACCTCTGCTCTTCATATTCCAACCATTGGCATAGGAGCTGGCCCTTTCTGCAGTGGACAA GTTTTAGTGTATCATGATCTTCTGGGAATGATGCAGCATCCACATCATGCTAAG GTGACTCCAAAGTTTTGTAAGCAGTACGCTCAAGTAGGAGAAGTGATCAACAAAGCACTGTTGGAGTATAAGGAAGAAGTAACCAAACACACGTTTCCAGGTCCTTCTCACAGCCCTTACAAGATCTCCTCAAACGACCTGGACGGGTTCTTAAGGGAGTTACAAAAAATGGGACTAGATAAAGCTGCTTCTGATGCTGCAGCATCAGCTGAGAAGATGGAGTCTTAA
- the LOC106406364 gene encoding golgin candidate 3 isoform X1: MWSSIENLKENLNKIALDVHEDYDDEDEEALHSYGSANNVGGRRSSRSASRYQISNGIESPAHHEIERYKAEIKKLQESESDIKALSVNYAALLRDKEDQISRLNQENGSLKQSLTSTSAALKEARTSIFRKSNNNAIKGNNDQSPNRLQKSVSLSKGRGLMSNGKGKDTDSKLKEKDLADMLEDRTKSLAAVQAKELAKEREKFRELQLSLQEERKRSESFKEELESLRLDKNKTSLEISKVHSELDEKLLEINHLQMKLNDQQSHAVGTAMEHLKEVNKALERENSELKLKRTELEAAWEESRRPNSRKVFPDTTEALTRYPSSLDKKETEKEEMEQSLQRLETDLKDAQRERDKARKELKRLKQHLLEKEMEESEKMDEDSQLIEELRQTNQYQRSQISQLEKTLKEAMSSQEDNRMSNDNQIRNLKETIDDLNQKLTNCLRTIESKNVELLNLQTALGQYYAEIEAKEHFERELAVAKDEQTKLYGRLKDADERLESSDREKEDITSKLLQAEKVAAEWKNRVTKVEEDNAKVRRVLEQSMTRLNRMSMESDNLVDRRIVVKLLVTYLQKNHSKEVLDLMVRMLGFSEEDKERIGVAQQGGGKGVVRGVLGFPGRFVGGILGGKTAGSHANAASDNHSFADLWVDFLLKDAEERERREAEEAAAATEAKQDSEKTRQDGSLSDSEYSTVPLRSSDINQRLSRVLP; the protein is encoded by the exons ATGTGGAGTTCGATCGAGAATTTGAAGGAGAACTTGAACAAGATCGCGCTCGATGTGCACGAAGACTACGACGACGAAGATGAAGAGGCTCTTCACAGTTACGGTTCAGCTAATAATGTCGGTGGTCGGAGGAGCTCCAGGTCAGCTTCGAGGTATCAGATCTCCAATGGAATCGAATCGCCTGCTCATCACGAG ATTGAGAGGTATAAGGCAGAGATTAAGAAGCTTCAGGAGTCTGAATCAGATATCAAAGCTTTATCAGTTAATTACGCAGCTCTTTTAAGAGATAAAGAG GATCAGATCTCCAGACTGAACCAGGAGAATGGCTCATTGAAGCAAAGTCTTACCTCTACTAGTGCTGCCTTGAAAGAGGCCAGAACTAGCATTTTCAGGAAATCAAACAATAATGCTATCAAG GGAAACAACGATCAGTCACCTAACAGGCTTCAAAAATCTGTGTCACTTTCAAAAGGTCGAGGCCTTATGTCCAATGGAAAAGGGAAGGACACTGATTCAAAACTAAAGGAAAAG GACCTTGCTGATATGCTAGAAGATAGAACAAAATCACTGGCAGCTGTTCAAGCTAAAGAACTTGCCAAAGAGCGTGAAAAATTCAGAGAATTGCAGCTTTCTCTGCAGG AGGAGCGGAAACGGAGTGAATCTTTCAAGGAGGAACTCGAGTCTCTGAGGTTAGATAAGAACAAA ACCTCGTTGGAGATTAGCAAAGTGCATAGTGAACTGGATGAAAAATTACTTGAAATCAATCACTTGCAGATGAAGTTGAATGATCAGCAGAGCCATGCTGTTGGAACTGCCATGGAACATCTAAAAGAAGTTAACAAAGCACTAGAGAGGGAAAACAGCGAGCTTAAG TTGAAACGAACTGAGCTAGAAGCTGCTTGGGAAGAAAGCAGGAGGCCAAACAGTAGGAAAGTCTTCCCAGACACCACAGAGGCTCTGACTAGATATCCTAGTAGTTTGGACAAG AAGGAAactgaaaaagaagaaatggAGCAATCCCTGCAGAGGTTGGAAACAGATTTGAAGGACGCACAAAGAGAAAGGGATAAAGCACGGAAAGAACTAAAACGCCTCAAACAACACTTGCTAGAAAAG GAAATGGAAGAGTCTGAGAAAATGGATGAAGATAGCCAATTGATTGAAGAACTCCGCCAGACTAATCAATATCAAAGGTCCCAGATATCACAGTTGGAGAAAACACTTAAGGAGGCAATGTCTAGTCAGGAGGATAACAGGATGAGCAATGACAATCAAATCCGGAACTTAAAGGAAACAATTGATGACTTGAATCAAAAACTTACAAATTGTTTGAGAACAATCGAGTCCAAGAATGTTGAACTTCTAAATCTTCAAACAGCTCTTGGCCAGTACTATGCTGAAATCGAAGCTAAG GAACATTTTGAACGAGAGCTTGCGGTTGCTAAAGATGAGCAGACGAAGCTTTATGGTCGTTTGAAA GATGCAGATGAGCGATTGGAGTCATCAGACAGAGAAAAGGAAGATATCACATCCAAACTGTTGCAAGCTGAGAAGGTTGCGGCTGAATGGAAAAACAGAGTAACCAAGGTTGAAGAAGACAATGCAAAAGTGCGCCGTGTACTTGAGCAGAGCATGACGAGGCTAAATAGAATGTCAATGGAGTCGGATAATCTCGTTGATAG GCGTATCGTTGTTAAGTTACTGGTTACGTACCTCCAGAAGAATCATAGCAAAGAG GTGTTGGACCTCATGGTTAGGATGCTGGGATTTTCAGAGGAAGATAAAGAGCGGATTGGAGTGGCACAACAAGGAGGCGGTAAAGGTGTTGTAAGAGGCGTTTTGGGCTTTCCTGGTCGCTTCGTTGGTGGAATCTTGGGTGGGAAAACCGCAGGTTCACATGCCAATGCGGCTTCTGATAACCAC TCTTTTGCGGATTTATGGGTGGATTTTTTACTGAAAGACGCAGAAGAGCgagaaagaagagaagcagAAGAGGCAGCAGCAGCAACCGAAGCTAAGCAAGATTCGGAGAAGACAAGACAAGACGGTTCTTTGTCTGATTCGGAGTACTCCACGGTGCCTCTTAGATCATCGGACATTAATCAACGGCTCTCGAGAGTACTTCCGTAA
- the LOC106406365 gene encoding reticulon-like protein B6 → MAEESEKPVHAEESLMEKIAEKIHDHHDSSSSSDSDHEKPESPSALKAKIYRLFGREKPVHKVLGGGLPADVFLWRDKKLSAAVLGVATAIWVLFELVEYHLLSLVCHILIFSLAAMFLWSNAHAFMKKSPPKIPEVHVKEEHFLLIASALRNELNQAFVILRSIALGRDLKKFLMVVVGLWIISVVGNWFNFLTLVYICFVVLHTVPMLYEKHEDKVDPVAEKTLKELKKHYMVFDEKVLSKIPLASLKAKLG, encoded by the exons ATGGCGGAAGAATCGGAGAAACCTGTTCACGCGGAAGAGTCTCTGATGGAGAAGATAGCTGAGAAGATCCACGatcatcacgattcatcctcgTCGTCGGACTCTGACCACGAGAAGCCGGAGTCTCCGTCGGCTTTGAAGGCGAAGATATACCGCTTGTTTGGGAGGGAGAAGCCTGTTCACAAGGTTCTCGGTGGTGGCTTGC CCGCTGATGTGTTCTTGTGGAGGGACAAAAAGCTCTCAGCCGCTGTTCTTGGTGTAGCCACTGCCATTTGGGTTCTGTTCGAGTTAGTTGAGTATCATTTGCTGAGTCTTGTGTGTCACATTTTGATATTCTCCCTCGCAGCCATGTTTTTATGGTCTAATGCTCATGCCTTTATGAAAAA GTCTCCTCCTAAAATTCCTGAGGTCCATGTTAAAGAGGAACATTTCCTTTTGATTGCTTCTGCACTGAGAAACGAGCTGAACCAGGCCTTCGTTATCCTAAGGAGCATTGCGTTAGGAAGAGACTTGAAGAAGTTTTTGATG GTGGTTGTTGGGCTGTGGATAATATCTGTTGTTGGCAACTGGTTCAACTTCTTGACCCTTGTCTACATAT GTTTTGTGGTGCTGCATACAGTACCGATGCTGTATGAGAAACACGAGGACAAGGTGGATCCAGTGGCAGAGAAGACGTTGAAGGAGCTGAAGAAACATTACATGGTTTTCGATGAGAAAGTTCTTTCTAAGATCCCTCTTGCTTCCCTCAAAGCAAAGTTGGGTTAG
- the LOC111213661 gene encoding pentatricopeptide repeat-containing protein At3g61520, mitochondrial-like yields the protein MNTLLSHSRRRSSYYLLNHPRLLRRFSADADPPPGIKPEGHESVEARLLENLRNIPHHDWASSETLSSLLETSLPPPAFSQITRRLGSYSLAVSFFHYLDAKSQSLNRREESLSLVFQSAIEFAGSEPDAKDKLLSLYETATEKNIPLTVVATKLLIRWFSRMGMVNESVLVYERLDSGVKNTQVRNVVIDVLFRNKRVGDAFKVLDEMLCKGSVFRPNRITADIVFHEVWRGRVLNEEEIVGLISRFGSHGVAPNCVWLTRFITSLCRNARTDVAWEVLSGLMKNRAAPLQAPSFNALLTVLGRNMEIGRMNDVVVKMDEMKVRPDVVTLGILINTLCKSRRVDEALEVFQEMSGKRTDDGDVIKADSIHFNTLIDGLCKVGRMKEAEELLVKMKTEEGCAPTTVTYNCLIGGYCIAGQLETAKEVVSRMKEDGIKPNVVTLNTLIGGMCRHHGVNMAIAFFADMQREGLQGNVVTYTTLIHAYCSVGNIENAMGLFDQMLEDGCSPDAKIYYALISGLCQARRDHDAVRVVEKLKQSGFSLDLLAYNMLIGLFCDKNNGEKVYEMLTDMEEAKMKPDSITYNTLVSFFCKLKDFKSVQKMMENMREDGLHPTVVTYGVIIEAYCSAGDVNEALKLFNDMGSRSKVSPNTVIYNILINAFCKAGNLGQAMSLKEEMKEKMVRPNVETYNALFKWLNEVHQKETVFKLMDEMNQSSCEANQTTVEILMERLTSSDDLIKLKQFMQGYPVGYKVEKNLSFPCL from the coding sequence ATGAATACTTTGCTATCTCATTCCCGGCGCCGGAGCTCCTACTATCTCCTCAACCATCCCCGACTCCTCCGTAGATTCTCCGCTGATGCCGACCCACCTCCCGGAATCAAACCGGAGGGCCACGAATCAGTGGAAGCCCGGTTACTAGAGAATCTCCGTAACATCCCACACCACGATTGGGCGTCAAGCGAGACGCTTTCTTCTCTCCTCGAAACCTCTCTACCCCCTCCAGCATTCTCTCAAATCACCCGCCGTCTCGGATCCTACTCTCTAGCAGTCTCCTTCTTCCACTACCTCGACGCGAAATCTCAGTCTCTGAACCGCCGCGAAGAGTCTCTCTCGTTAGTGTTTCAATCGGCTATCGAATTCGCCGGTAGTGAACCCGACGCAAAGGATAAGCTTCTCAGTCTATACGAGACCGCCACAGAGAAGAACATCCCGCTCACCGTCGTCGCCACTAAGCTTCTCATCAGATGGTTTTCGCGTATGGGTATGGTGAACGAATCGGTTCTCGTCTACGAACGGCTCGATTCGGGCGTGAAGAACACGCAAGTTCGTAACGTTGTGATTGATGTTTTGTTCAGAAATAAGAGAGTGGGTGATGCGTTCAAGGTGCTCGACGAAATGCTTTGTAAAGGATCGGTCTTTCGTCCTAATAGAATCACTGCTGATATTGTTTTCCATGAGGTTTGGAGAGGAAGGGTTTTGAACGAAGAGGAGATTGTTGGGTTGATTTCGAGGTTTGGTTCTCATGGTGTGGCTCCAAACTGTGTTTGGTTGACTCGGTTTATAACTAGTTTATGCAGAAATGCTCGGACCGATGTAGCTTGGGAGGTTTTGAGCGGTCTGATGAAGAACAGGGCTGCTCCGCTTCAAGCTCCTTCCTTCAATGCATTGTTGACGGTTTTGGGAAGGAATATGGAGATTGGTAGAATGAATGATGTGGTTGTGAAGATGGACGAGATGAAGGTTCGGCCTGATGTAGTGACGTTGGGGATTCTTATCAACACTTTGTGCAAGTCAAGGAGGGTCGATGAAGCTCTTGAAGTTTTTCAAGAAATGAGTGGGAAGAGAACTGATGATGGGGATGTGATTAAAGCTGATTCGATTCATTTCAACACTCTCATCGACGGGTTATGCAAGGTGGGGAGGATGAAGGAAGCTGAGGAGCTGTTGGTGAAGATGAAAACGGAAGAGGGTTGTGCGCCAACTACGGTTACTTACAATTGCTTGATTGGTGGGTATTGCATAGCGGGACAGCTTGAGACGGCTAAAGAAGTTGTTTCTCGGATGAAGGAGGATGGGATTAAACCCAATGTTGTCACTCTCAATACACTTATCGGCGGAATGTGCAGGCACCATGGAGTGAACATGGCGATTGCTTTCTTTGCAGATATGCAAAGGGAAGGCTTGCAAGGGAACGTGGTTACTTACACGACGTTGATACATGCTTACTGCAGCGTTGGTAACATAGAAAACGCTATGGGACTGTTTGACCAAATGTTGGAAGATGGTTGTTCACCTGATGCAAAGATCTATTACGCTTTGATATCTGGATTGTGCCAAGCTAGAAGAGATCATGACGCGGTTAGAGTGGTGGAGAAACTGAAACAGTCAGGGTTTTCTCTTGATTTGCTGGCTTACAACATGCTGATTGGGCTGTTTTGTGATAAGAACAACGGGGAGAAAGTCTATGAGATGCTAACGGATATGGAGGAAGCAAAGATGAAACCTGATTCCATCACTTACAACACGTTGGTCTCGTTTTTCTGTAAACTCAAGGACTTCAAGAGTGTTCAGAAAATGATGGAGAACATGAGAGAAGACGGGTTGCACCCAACCGTTGTGACGTATGGAGTGATAATAGAAGCTTATTGCTCGGCTGGGGATGTAAACGAAGCGTTGAAGCTATTCAATGACATGGGTTCGCGCTCAAAGGTCAGTCCGAACACCGTGATATACAACATTCTCATAAACGCGTTTTGCAAGGCGGGGAATCTCGGACAAGCTATGTCTCTGAAAGAGGAAATGAAAGAGAAGATGGTGAGACCGAATGTGGAAACGTACAATGCCTTGTTTAAGTGGCTTAATGAGGTGCACCAGAAAGAGACGGTGTTTAAGCTAATGGACGAAATGAACCAGTCCTCCTGTGAAGCAAACCAGACCACCGTGGAGATTTTAATGGAGCGTCTCACTAGCTCTGATGATTTGATTAAGCTTAAACAGTTTATGCAAGGTTACCCTGTTGGTTATAAGGTCGAGAAAAACTTAAGTTTTCCGTGTCTTTAG
- the LOC106406364 gene encoding golgin candidate 3 isoform X2, whose translation MWSSIENLKENLNKIALDVHEDYDDEDEEALHSYGSANNVGGRRSSRSASRYQISNGIESPAHHEIERYKAEIKKLQESESDIKALSVNYAALLRDKEDQISRLNQENGSLKQSLTSTSAALKEARTSIFRKSNNNAIKGNNDQSPNRLQKSVSLSKGRGLMSNGKGKDTDSKLKEKDLADMLEDRTKSLAAVQAKELAKEREKFRELQLSLQEERKRSESFKEELESLRLDKNKTSLEISKVHSELDEKLLEINHLQMKLNDQQSHAVGTAMEHLKEVNKALERENSELKLKRTELEAAWEESRRPNSRKVFPDTTEALTRYPSSLDKETEKEEMEQSLQRLETDLKDAQRERDKARKELKRLKQHLLEKEMEESEKMDEDSQLIEELRQTNQYQRSQISQLEKTLKEAMSSQEDNRMSNDNQIRNLKETIDDLNQKLTNCLRTIESKNVELLNLQTALGQYYAEIEAKEHFERELAVAKDEQTKLYGRLKDADERLESSDREKEDITSKLLQAEKVAAEWKNRVTKVEEDNAKVRRVLEQSMTRLNRMSMESDNLVDRRIVVKLLVTYLQKNHSKEVLDLMVRMLGFSEEDKERIGVAQQGGGKGVVRGVLGFPGRFVGGILGGKTAGSHANAASDNHSFADLWVDFLLKDAEERERREAEEAAAATEAKQDSEKTRQDGSLSDSEYSTVPLRSSDINQRLSRVLP comes from the exons ATGTGGAGTTCGATCGAGAATTTGAAGGAGAACTTGAACAAGATCGCGCTCGATGTGCACGAAGACTACGACGACGAAGATGAAGAGGCTCTTCACAGTTACGGTTCAGCTAATAATGTCGGTGGTCGGAGGAGCTCCAGGTCAGCTTCGAGGTATCAGATCTCCAATGGAATCGAATCGCCTGCTCATCACGAG ATTGAGAGGTATAAGGCAGAGATTAAGAAGCTTCAGGAGTCTGAATCAGATATCAAAGCTTTATCAGTTAATTACGCAGCTCTTTTAAGAGATAAAGAG GATCAGATCTCCAGACTGAACCAGGAGAATGGCTCATTGAAGCAAAGTCTTACCTCTACTAGTGCTGCCTTGAAAGAGGCCAGAACTAGCATTTTCAGGAAATCAAACAATAATGCTATCAAG GGAAACAACGATCAGTCACCTAACAGGCTTCAAAAATCTGTGTCACTTTCAAAAGGTCGAGGCCTTATGTCCAATGGAAAAGGGAAGGACACTGATTCAAAACTAAAGGAAAAG GACCTTGCTGATATGCTAGAAGATAGAACAAAATCACTGGCAGCTGTTCAAGCTAAAGAACTTGCCAAAGAGCGTGAAAAATTCAGAGAATTGCAGCTTTCTCTGCAGG AGGAGCGGAAACGGAGTGAATCTTTCAAGGAGGAACTCGAGTCTCTGAGGTTAGATAAGAACAAA ACCTCGTTGGAGATTAGCAAAGTGCATAGTGAACTGGATGAAAAATTACTTGAAATCAATCACTTGCAGATGAAGTTGAATGATCAGCAGAGCCATGCTGTTGGAACTGCCATGGAACATCTAAAAGAAGTTAACAAAGCACTAGAGAGGGAAAACAGCGAGCTTAAG TTGAAACGAACTGAGCTAGAAGCTGCTTGGGAAGAAAGCAGGAGGCCAAACAGTAGGAAAGTCTTCCCAGACACCACAGAGGCTCTGACTAGATATCCTAGTAGTTTGGACAAG GAAactgaaaaagaagaaatggAGCAATCCCTGCAGAGGTTGGAAACAGATTTGAAGGACGCACAAAGAGAAAGGGATAAAGCACGGAAAGAACTAAAACGCCTCAAACAACACTTGCTAGAAAAG GAAATGGAAGAGTCTGAGAAAATGGATGAAGATAGCCAATTGATTGAAGAACTCCGCCAGACTAATCAATATCAAAGGTCCCAGATATCACAGTTGGAGAAAACACTTAAGGAGGCAATGTCTAGTCAGGAGGATAACAGGATGAGCAATGACAATCAAATCCGGAACTTAAAGGAAACAATTGATGACTTGAATCAAAAACTTACAAATTGTTTGAGAACAATCGAGTCCAAGAATGTTGAACTTCTAAATCTTCAAACAGCTCTTGGCCAGTACTATGCTGAAATCGAAGCTAAG GAACATTTTGAACGAGAGCTTGCGGTTGCTAAAGATGAGCAGACGAAGCTTTATGGTCGTTTGAAA GATGCAGATGAGCGATTGGAGTCATCAGACAGAGAAAAGGAAGATATCACATCCAAACTGTTGCAAGCTGAGAAGGTTGCGGCTGAATGGAAAAACAGAGTAACCAAGGTTGAAGAAGACAATGCAAAAGTGCGCCGTGTACTTGAGCAGAGCATGACGAGGCTAAATAGAATGTCAATGGAGTCGGATAATCTCGTTGATAG GCGTATCGTTGTTAAGTTACTGGTTACGTACCTCCAGAAGAATCATAGCAAAGAG GTGTTGGACCTCATGGTTAGGATGCTGGGATTTTCAGAGGAAGATAAAGAGCGGATTGGAGTGGCACAACAAGGAGGCGGTAAAGGTGTTGTAAGAGGCGTTTTGGGCTTTCCTGGTCGCTTCGTTGGTGGAATCTTGGGTGGGAAAACCGCAGGTTCACATGCCAATGCGGCTTCTGATAACCAC TCTTTTGCGGATTTATGGGTGGATTTTTTACTGAAAGACGCAGAAGAGCgagaaagaagagaagcagAAGAGGCAGCAGCAGCAACCGAAGCTAAGCAAGATTCGGAGAAGACAAGACAAGACGGTTCTTTGTCTGATTCGGAGTACTCCACGGTGCCTCTTAGATCATCGGACATTAATCAACGGCTCTCGAGAGTACTTCCGTAA